The region AGCCGCAGTTTACGGTACTCGACTTCGTAGATGTCTTCCCGGTCTTCGTTGCGCAGCTCTGTCGTGGTGTTTACGCGACGAAACGAGTTTCGTTCCTCTAGGTCGAGTGCGCCCTGTGTTGGCGTCGATAGGTCTGTTCCCGAGGTTTCGGTGCGCGTCTGTGCGTTATGGCGAAACGCTTCATCCAGCAACGCCTCATGCGAATCAGGAGTGGTTGATTTCGAATTCATGCAAGCTTTCAAAAATAGTGGGTATACGTAACTTTTTTCGCTTTCTTCCTTGCTCAACGGTAGCCCACCCATTTTTCTTCCACCACATTTCTTCACCTCAGAGCGCATTCGACTAGGCTTCACATTTATGAACCAACAACCTCTGACTGAAAACAAGGATCTGGCAGCGATCGGCCTGAGCTTTCCTAAGTGGCAAGACGCGGTAGAAGCTGCAATCGCATCCGGTCGCCTCGGTGTTATCGGTGAGGTACGTGGCGGCCAAATGGTCCAATACCAGGACCACTCTGGTGCGCAGCTGAATATCTTGGCAGTTGAGCCTTTCGCCACCTTTGCCGGCTTTGAGGGCATCACACGCACAAACGCGCACATCACCCCGGCAACCGATGTGGTTGCGCTTGCTGAGGTTGTGGATCCACATGGGAATCCAATCGGATCTCTGACGCTAAACCTGGCGCAGGAGCCATTGATCGTCGATGAGCCCACAATCCAGTGGCAAGAGCTCAGCGTGACCGCCCTTGCACTCGATGTGAGCACGTACGAATCCACCTCTGCTTATCTTGAGGAGCACCCTGGTAGCACGGTTGGCACAGTCATTTCTGCAGGAGCCGAAGCGATTGCAACTGGGGCAGCCTCCTCCCCCGATGCAAAAGCCACTTTTTCCGCACGCGTGCTGGAAGCTGAATACCGCACGTCGGAGTTGACGGGTGACCGCTTCATTCATGTTTCAGTCGACGGGGCGTTTCCATTCGACGTTTGCTTACCTGATGGCGATCTCCCCCAACGCGACCAAGTCATCGCAGGCAACGCCGTCATGGTCGGTACCATCCCGGTGCCTACAGGTGGCGGATGTGGTGGTTGTGGTGGCTCCTGCGGTTGCGGTGGCGGCTGCTAGGAACTAGGCACTACTCATGGATCCAGCACGTCGTGATCTTTCCATAGCACTGTGGGGCGCCCTGATCTTCGCCGTCATGGTGCTGCTTGTGCTGCTCCTCAAGACTCCTGGCGCCATCATCGCCGGGCTGATTGGTGTCACGGCGCTTTTGACCCGCAGGCGTTTTATTCCTAACCCGGAAGTAGAGTCGCTTCGCTCATCGCTTCTGATTGCGTGCGATGACATCCGCGACATCGTTGAAGCATTTGATAACTTGCAACATGGTAGCTCGACGCAGGCGTTGGCCGACCGCACGCTTCATTTTCCCGCGCTTGCGAACACCGATCTTTCTGTACCAGAAATCAGCGAATTTCATCTCAAGTACAGTGCGGCACAGCGCTTTCTCGCGCGCGTTGACACCTACTTGCAGTCACCGGACTTGGAACGCGTCCACCTTGAAAAACTCATTCGAATTGCGGACGAGCGCGCCCTCGAGCTTGAGGACGCCTGGGTGGCTGCCCGTAACGCTGCTCGAGAAATTGGTCCGTCGTAATCAACCAAGCTGTGCTACTAGTTCCGCAACGTCATAGTTCGCCGCGTCAATCCAAGTGATTCGTTTGTCGCGCCTAAACCAGGATTTCTGACGCCGCACATAGCGCCGCGTTCGCAGTTTGGTGTCCTCGCAGGCTTCGTCGATGGTGAGGTGGCCGTCGATAACTCCAAGTCCTTGGGCGTATCCGATAGCCCTGCCAGCAGTCGAATCCTTCGCTAATCCCTGGCCCACCAACCGATGAATCTCATCGATGAGCCCCTGCTCGAACATCGCATCAGTACGCTGCGCAATCCGCGGGTTGAGCCACTCTGGGGTTGTCTCCAGCCCAATCATGCGCGTACCCCAGCGTGTAGGGGCGTTTTTGGGGGGTTGAGATGCCTGAAAAGGCTTACCAGTAAGCTCAATGACTTCGAGTGCACGCACTGTGCGCCGGGGGTCACGGTCTTCAATTATCGACGCCGCCACAGGGTCAACTGCAGCTAGCTGCGCATGAAGGCGATCTATTCCGATTTCCTTCAATAGAGACTCGTAGCGCCCGCGGACTTCGGGGTCGGTTGGCGGGAACTGCCAAGCGTCGACAAGTGACTGCATGTACAGCATGGACCCACCAACGAGAATCGGCAGCTTTCCTCGATTGGAGATCTCCTCAACGGTCTCCACCGCTCGTTGCTGATACTCTGCGACACTGGCGGTTTTCGTAACCTCCCAGATATCAAGCAGGTGGTGCGGTATTCCTTGTCGCTCCGCGAGAGGTAATTTGGCAGTGCCGATATCCATCCCGCGGTAAAGCTGCATCGAGTCAACGTTGACAATCTCACCATCGAGTTCGTGCGCAAGCGCGAGACTCAGCGAGGACTTACCTGAAGCCGTCGGGCCGACGATTGCTACTGGTTGGTGTCCGATCTCCTTGTTCACTGCTCTACCTCCCAGTAAGCAACATACCGACCAACGCCCAACGTGTCGTCTACGTCTACGAGTGTGGCCTTCGTTGGCTGCAGTGTTTGTAGCTCAAGCCAAATATCTGGTTCCAGTACTCCTGCGTCTCGCATTTCCTGCTCACGGATCAGGGAGCTTTGCTTTCCTGACAACAAAGCCTGGAGTTTGTCGTTCGTATCAGCAGCCGCAGGGATTAACGCTAGCGGGGCGCGAGTTGTCAGCCCTGCAGGTCCATCGACTACCAACACTGTGAGCACTGAAGGATCTAACGGCAACAGGTGCTCACGACTCTCACGCACCGTAGCCCCGTGAAGGCAGTATCTGGCGACAAGTTCGCCTAATACGTGCCCACCTCCTACTTCGACGTGTGGTGCTCCCCAGGCAGCAAACGAGCCAGCAAGGTGCGTTGCCCATCTCCTGTCGTGGCTGCACACAATGTCAATAGTTTTCGTCAGTTTTCCGGCTGTCTCTCTAATTGAGTTCAGCAAACGCTGCGACGGTTCGTCAGCAGGTGCGAGTTCTCGCACGAGAGCTGGCGAACCAGGCATGACAAGTAGGCAGGCACGGGCTTCATTCACCTCGCCCACCATAGTGGGGTTTTCTCGGAGTTGAAACCATGACACATGACGCATGTTCGTCTGCAACACGCTAGAGTTATGAAGACGAGAATGCCGTCGATTATGTATCTCGGCGCCGTGACGCGCGGCACAGCTATTTGTGAAAGGACTGTTTCATGACTTCCTCGACTCCAAAGCCACAGCCACCAGCTGGACGTCCGAACCCGGCTGCCATGCCGAAGCAAACGCCGAAGCCCGGACCTCGTCCAGGTGCGGCACAGTCTGTTCCTTCACAGCGGGTTGTTCCACTCGCGCATGCTCAGTCGTCATCAGCGAACACTGATCCGTCGAAGTTCGGGCGCGTCGATGATGCCGGCAATGTTTTTGTCACCCGTGACGGCGTTGAGCGTCAGATCGCATCTTGGCAGGCCGGGTCTCCCGAGGAAGGACTTCGCCACTACGGGCAGCGTTTCGACGACCTCATCGTCGAAACTGAAGTCCTGGAGGCGCGACTCACTGCACACCCAGAGGACGCACACACTCTGCATCGCAGCGTGACTGAGCTGAAAGACTCGCTGAAAGACGTCGCCGCAATTGGCGACTTCGCAGCGCTCGAGGCACGCCTAGAAGAATTACTGCGCAAAACAGAGGTTGCGGAACACGAAGCAAAGGAACTCAAGCAGACCCGACGGGCTAACGCAATTGCCAAAAAGGAAAGTCTAGCGGCCGAGGCTGAGGAGATCGCCGAGAAGTCTACGGACTGGAAGGCTGCCGGGGACAGGATTCGAGCGATCCTCGAAGAATGGAAGACGATCCGCGGTATCGATCGCACAACCGACGACGCGCTCTGGAAGCGCTACTCGCGTGCACGCGATGCCTTCAATCGCCGTCGTGGGGCTCACTTCGCTGAGCTCGATAGGAATCGCGCAACGGCTCGTCGTATCAAGGAGGATATCATCGCCCGCGCGCAGGCAATCCAGGACTCAACGGATTGGAACGCCACCGCCCGTGCCTACCGCTCTCTGATGGATGAGTGGAAAGCAGCCGGACGCGCCCCACGTGGCGTCGACGATGAGCTGTGGGCACAGTTCCGCTCTGCTCAGGATCACTTCTTCGCCGCCCGCAACGCCGTAAACGCGGAGCGCGACCGCGAATTTGAAGCAAATGCTGCAGCTAAGGACGCACTTATAGATGAGTACGATGCGCTCATCACTCCAGAGAAGGGTCTAGGTGCGGCACGTGCCAAGCTGCGTGAGCTCCAGGAGAAGTGGGACGAAATTGGATTTGTGCCTCGCAACAAGGTCCGTACGTACGAAGACAAGATTGCTCGGCTGGAACAGCGCGTAGCGGATGCAGAGGAATCACGATGGCGCAAAGCAGACCCTGAGGCACAAGCGCGGGTGAATCAGTTCCAGGAGAAAGCTGATCACTTCCTGCAGCAGGCTCAGGAAGCTGAGGCAGCCGGGAATTCCTCCAAGGCGGCGAAGCTCCGTGAACAGGCTGAGCAGTGGCAGGAGTTTGCCAACGTCGCAGCGAAGGCCGTCGACGAGCAGTAGTGCTATATCCCTTGATCGTAGGGAGTGCCGACCCGTCACACGCCGCAGTCTCCTCCTACGCATTCTCAGTCACGCTTGCTATCCAGGACATTACGGGAGAAGCGCACTCCGGAGTGAGTGCAGCCCATCTCGCGAAACGCCTGGAGGGATCCGAAGAATCGTTAGCGCTTCTCTTCGCGCTGTGTAGCAAACCAGCGCCACGGTCCCTTGGAGCGTTCGGTTACCCAGTGCTGACTGAGGATGATCTGTACGACGTCGAAGGCTGGGTGCTCATATCGCTTCCTCTACTTGAGGACGTCGATGTGTTAGAAGCGAACGTCACTATCGACGCCTCCATCGCTCCTCTTCCCGGGGAGGAGCAGCCGGCGCACGTGTGGCGAAGTGCGCTCGCGCTGATTGACGCGCTTTCTGCAGAGTTGCACCGTCCCATCCGTCAGATTTGGATCACGGAGCCATTGGGGGCACCGGAGCACCCATTCCTTCGCGCTGACGGCTACACGCCGGCGCACTGTGAGCGACAGGCAATTATCAACGCGGACGCTATCGTGGCGCCTGACCAGAATGATAGGTGCGACGTGATTGAAGACATGGCATTCGACCCTACTGATCTGCCCTCCTTCTTAGCTACTCTCCAGGAGTCCGCAGCGAAATACCCTCGTGGTTCACTATCGCTCGAGCCTGTCCAGTGGTCTGCGTCCCGTCTTCAGGACGCTGCTGCACGTCTCAAGGACCGCGGCGGTTCCCAGATCACCGCCATTGCCCGTGATGTCTCAGGGAAACCGGTCGGGCTTGCAGAGGTAGCAAAATTCGAGAATGACGCAGATTCTGTTGCAGAAATCGGGCTGGTGTACGTACGGGAGGCAAGCCGGGGACTCGGTTTAGGCAAGCGCGCCTTGGCTTCTGCGATATCAGCCGCGCTCTCGATTTGGCCACAAACGAAGCAGATCTACGCTTCTTATCCCAACCCGCAGCCGGGTGCGAGCCACATTCTCGACCACTATGCCCCAACCGGGATAAGCCAGGCGACGGCCTGGCAGAAGGGCGTACCAAAGCTCGATAGCTAGTTGCTTCTTTTGTGGCGTCGTGCCGCGTTCGCTCGTCGGTCATCGACAAGCAGTGGGTTCGTTTCTTGCTCCTGATGAGTCCGCGTCGCATTCAATTGCGCATCCGCGATATCCGCGTCGATTTCGCTTGGCTGATTCCGGAGCAGTTCCGGGGCAACCGCTGTCTTTCGCACGAACAGCGGAATGTACGTCAACACGACCAGGAGTACCGCGACAACTTCTAGGTAAAACCCGGGCCCGTGCTGAAACGTTCCTGCAACACCGGTACTCGACTTCCGCAGCCACACTGCCAGCAACGAGCTAACCAGGGCAACTGTTGAAATCATCCACGCGGCTGTGGCCATTCCGAAACGTCGCGAAACCGTCACTAGCGACGTGCAAACGCCTACGCCTAAGAAGCCTAGCCATACAAATACGTACTCCGTGATCTTGGTATCTGCACTGCGGGCGCCTTCGCCCACCGCGAGCACCTGCCATCCGGGAATGTCACCAACGAAGGGCAAAAACAGCGCAACAAGCCACCCAATACTTGCAATACCGAGTACCCAGCGCGCGGATCCTAATTCCATTTTCATTGAAGTCTCCCTTCCAGTAGTCGCGTGGTTTACGCTTCAGGAGTCGTGCAGCAGCCAGTGTTGCTTACGTTAGTCACTGGAACGATGTCTGGACGTGCAACCGTAGGAATTCCAAGTCCCACCCCAACAGGTGCAGTCGTTGGTACCTCGCCTGCCTCAGCGTGATCACCCGCGAGTGTGCGTCGGTGTGAAAGCACACCAGAATCCGCGATCAGAAAATATGACTTTGCTTCGGTGATACGAGCGGTAACAATGTCACCCGGACGGATGGCAGATCGATTGGCCTCATCGACAGCAAAGTGCACGAGCCTGCCGTCGCGAGCGCGTCCTGACATTCTGTGAGTCGTCTCGTGCTTTCGACCTTCGTCCTGCTGAACAAGGAGTTCTTGCACAGATCCAATGAGCTTTTCATTCTCTTCCAGGCTGATTCGTTCCTGGAGTTCAAGCAGTCGTTCGAACCGCTCCTGCACCACAGCTTTCGGAACCTGGTTTTCCATTTCAGCCGCCGGGGTCCCAGGGCGCGGTGAGTACTGGAATGTATAGGCGGACGTGAATCGTGCCTTCTCAACTACATCAAGCGTTGCCTGGAAGTCTTCTTCCGTCTCGCCTGGGAATCCGACAATGATATCGGTGGTGATCGAAGCCTCAGGAAGCTTCTCACGGACCTCATCCAAAATGCCTAAAAACTTCTTGGATCGGTACGAACGGCGCATGTCCTTGAGTACTTTGTCAGACCCCGACTGCAACGGCATATGTAGCTGCGGGCAAACGTTCGGGGTTTCTGCCATTGCGTCGATGACGTCAGATGTAAACTCTGCGGGGTGCGGGGAGGTGAAGCGAACACGCTCGAGGCCTTCGATCTCGCCACACGCTCGTAGCAGTTTTGAAAACGCGGACCTATCTCGCTCCATTTCCTCGTCAACGAAATGCACACCGTAAGCATTGACGTTTTGGCCAAGCAAAGTGACTTCTAAGACGCCTTGATCCACGAGCGCCTGTACCTCGGCGAGGATATCGCCCGGACGGCGATCAACTTCTTTGCCACGCAGACTCGGAACGATACAGAATGTACACGTATTATTGCACCCGACAGACACCGAAACCCAGCCCGCATAGCTACTTTCACGTTTCGCTGGAAGAACAGAAGGAAATACTTCGAGCGCTTCTGCAATTTCAACTTGCGCCTCGCCCTGTACTCGTGCACGTTCCAGCAGTACCGGCAGTGAGCCCATATTGTGGGTCCCGAAGACCGCGTCTACCCACGGTGCTCTCTGGATAACGTGGTCTTTGTCTTTCTGCGCCAGACATCCACCAACCGCAATCTGCAAATCAGGCTGCGATTCCTTAACCTTTTTCAAATGTCCAAGCGTTCCGTACAAACGCTTGTCTGCGTTTTCACGCACGGCACAGGTGTTGAAAACGATGAGGTCTGGGGCCTGCCCATCTTCAACTGCCACGTACCCCGAATCTTCCAGCAGACCCGACAACCGCTCCGAATCATGAACGTTCATTTGGCATCCGAAGGTTCGTACTTCGTATGTCCTTGATGCAGCCATCTGGTTCGCCTTTCCTGGTTGATTACGCGGGCCTACGCAGGCACGGCTGAACATTCTAGCCACTGCCAACTACCCCGCCCAAACGCCGCAAATTGCTCCCTAGGAAGTCTCTCGAAGTGATTCAACCCTTGTATCTAGTGCAGTTCTTGCGATAGACATGCACATACCTTGTGGAAAGCCTCGACGCGCCAGCACTCCGACAACCCTGCGCAGCGCGCGGGTGTACTCCGCGTGCCCCGCTGGTGGTGTTTTCACTTCTCGCGCCTTCTTTTCCGCGAGGGCTTCAGCAATTGCGTGTTGGTCCTCGTCACTGATTTGTGCGAGCGCGGCGCGCCGATCTGTTTCTGAGACTCCTTTTTCCCTGAGCTCGCGGTCCAGAAAGCTTCTCGACTTTCCTCGACGTTTCGCCCGCTGTCGAACCCATTCATGGGCGAAGCGCCGATCGTCGAGAAGCGAGGACGCGCGAAGAGACGCCAGTACCTCATCAACGAGAGGCGCTGGGAACTCAGCCTTGACAAGACGCTCCCTGAGTTCATGCTCTGATCGCGGTCGCTGATCCAGCAACCTTAATGCACGCCGCCGTACTGGAGCGAGGGCTTCTTCACGTTCGTAGTTGAAGAGTTCTCCATTCCCACCGGTAGCTTCCCATTCGGCAAGTGCGTCCTGCAGGCGTTGAATCTTTTCCGGATCTGGTGTTGCCACGTATTACTTCGCCTTCGCTGGCTCTTCCTCGTCGTCGAAGTCAATGTTTGGCACCATGTCTACTGGGTCATCAGTCAGCGCATCATCATCGGCAAATTCGCCAACCCCCAATGCACGGAAAATCTTTTGCTCGATCTCGTCCGCAAGGTCCGGGTTCTCCTTCAGGAAATTGCGCGCCTTTTCCTTGCCCTGTCCAAGTTGATCGCCTTCGTAGGTAAACCAGGAACCTGACTTCTTCACGAAGCCGTTCTCTACGCCCATGTCAATAATGGACGATTCCCGAGAGATGCCCTCTCCGTACATAATGTCAAACTCTGCGATCTTGAATGGTGGCGAAACCTTGTTCTTCACTACTTTGAGGCGGGTTCGGTTTCCGATGGAATCCTGTCCGTCCTTCAACGTCTGGATACGTCGGACATCACAACGAACCGAGGAGTAGAACTTCAGCGCTTTACCGCCCGTAGTTGTCTCGGGTGAACCGAACATGACGCCGATCTTCTCACGCAGCTGGTTAATAAAAATCGCTGTAGTGCCGGAGTTGTACAGCGCACCTGTCATCTTCCGCAGTGCCTGCGACATCAACCGAGCCTGGAGGCCAACGTGAGAGTCACCCATCTCACCTTCAATTTCAGCCTTAGGCGTCAGTGCGGCAACCGAGTCAATGACGATGATGTCAATCGCGCCAGATCGGACAAGCATGTCCGCGATCTCCAGTGCTTGCTCCCCTGTATCTGGCTGAGAAACGAGCAAGTTATCAGTATCGACGCCCAGCTTGCGGGCATAATCCGGGTCCAGAGCATGCTCGGCGTCGATAAAAGCTGCGATTCCGCCGGCCCGCTGCGCGGAAGCGATGGCGTGAAGCGCAACAGTTGTCTTACCGGAAGACTCAGGTCCGTAAATCTCAACGATGCGGCCGCGTGGCCACCCACCGATCCCCAGAGCGACGTCAATAGCCGTATTCCCAGATGAAATCGACTGAATTGGAGGCCTGTTCTCATCACCGAGACGCATCACAGCCCCCTTGCCATAATCCTTCTCGATCATTGCGAGTGCAGCATCTAGCGCATTCTGGCGATCTTTCGCGGCTGATGCGGTTTTCTTTTTCGCAGCCATTTACATGTTCTCCTTAATGTTCATTCTGTTCGAGTTCGGCGGCGGCGTTTTTGCATACGCCATCGCCCACACACATGTTTAGACTCACCTTCGAGGGTTACGGTTCCCGATGACTTCTAAATCTGGATCTGACTATAGGCAAGTGCCGAGACATCACCAGAGTGTACACGCATACATGTTCGAATTAAAAGTGCAAAACGGCGAGAGCAGCTAGAAACCCGGCCGATCTACGCCAAGGCGACGCGCCTCTGGAACATCAAAGGCGTCACAAAGTTCGTCCCAGGCTTGACGCAAATCGCCTCCATTTTCGATAACCTCTGCGGCGGTACACCCATGACGAGGCAAAAGTTGCGCCTCAATAATCCATGACGCCCGATCAGACCCAAATTCATCCTGGACGAGTTGGTGAAACTCCGTTAATCGCATGGCCTCAAATATACGCGCAGAAAAATCAATACGATTTCATAGCGAACTGAACACTGTTCAAGTACTATTCTCGCTATGTCAAAAAGCATTCCGCAATCAAAGATTGAAGCCCAAGACCTCGCATACATCGCCGTGTTCGCGGCGGTGATCATCGTACTCGGGTTTGTCTCTATTCCAGTCGGCGCTGCCGGCGTTCCAATCGTCATGCAGAACGCTGCTTGTATTCTCGCGGCGCTCGTGCTCGGCCCTAAACGGGGAACCTACACAGTGCTATTGTTCCTCCTCATCGGACTTGCTCTTCCCGTTCTCGCAGGTGGACGCACCGTCGTCTATGCCCTGGGAAGCCCTACAATCGGATATCTGGTTGGCTACATCGCAAGCGCATTTGTTGCAGGTCTCATCGCCTACCGCGCTTCCAGCAAGAGCTCTTTCGTGAATATCGCCCTCCTTCTTGGAGCCGGGTTCGCTGGCCTGTTCCTGCAGTACTTCTTTGGGGTGTTTGGATTGATGGCACGCGCAAACATGACCTTTGGCGCTGCATGGGCAGCACAGCTACCGTTTGTCATCCCTGACACCGCCAAGGTGCTAGTGATTGTGTTCATCGCATTCGCAGTTCGCGCTGCACTCCCCTCACTCCGTCGCGCATAAACTGGATTATTTCCATGCCGCAGATCAGCTTCAACGACGTGAGCGTCGTACGTAATGACAACACACTGCTCCAACCATTTTCACTTACGTTGCAGGAACATCGGATCGGCATCATTGGCTCGAACGGTTCTGGTAAGTCAACGCTCGTCCGGCTTATCAATGGGCTCGAAGAGCCGAGCACAGGCGAGGTATTCTACGACGGGATTTCGCTTGCAACTCGTAGCTCTGAAGTCCGCCGACGTGTCGGGTTCGTGTTCTCCGACGCAGAAAGCCAGATTGTCATGCCCCAAGTCCACGATGACGTGGCGTTTTCATTGAAGAAGTTCAAGCTCTCTAAGGCAGAGAAAGAGCAACGCGTCGATGAGGTACTGGAACGCTTCAAACTCTTGCACAAGGCAGAACAATCACCTCATACGCTCTCTGGCGGTGAAAAACAGCTTCTCGCGCTGGCCGCGGTACTGGTGACTGAACCGACCACCATCATCGCAGACGAGCCAACAACATTGCTTGACCTGCGAAACCGTCGGCGAATAATCGCTGAATTGAACTCGCTTGATCAACAAACAATCGTGGTGACCCATGATCTAGAGCTACTCAGTGACTTCGACCGAGTAATTTGTGTCAACGACGGCGTCATTGCATACGACGGCACACCAGCAGACACGATTCAGTTCTACACTCAGCTAATGGAGCCGAACAGTGAAGATTGACTCGCTACCAATGGGCGTGTACATCCCAGGCAAAACGCTGCTCCACCGTATGAGCCCAAAGAAGAAATTCGTACTGCTCATACTGTATATCCTCATAGCGACCAACTTCGGGCGTACGTTCCCAATCGCGCTCGCGTTGCTAGGCTTGATCTTCGTTCTGTACATCGTGGCAAGAATTCCGATCCGAATCGTTGCCAATCAGCTCGTGCCAATTCTTCCCTTGCTCGCAATGCTGGGCGCTTTCCTTGTTTGGCAAAATGGCATCGGACTTGCTGGCGTCACGCTGATTACGTTGTTCGCAACGATTCTCGCCGCAAACCTTCTTACTCTGACCACAACAGTTGAAGCGCTCCTTGTATCGCTCGAGGAGGGCCTCAAACCGCTCGGCCGTTTCGGAATATCAACTGAGAAAATCAGCCTCGCCATCGCCCTCACGCTCCGTCTCATTCCGCTCATCTTGCAGACGTCGCAGGAAGTTCTCGACGCCCGCAAGGCCCGAGGACTGGGATTTTCTCCCCTCGCGTTTGGCGTACCGCTCATCGTGCGAAGTATCCGAAGGGCGGAACAGATCGGCGATGCACTTGTCGCTCGTGGCGCGCTCGACTAACCGCGTTCAATCCTTCGCAGGGCAAAGCAAAAAGCTCCAGGTTTCTATAGAAATCCTGGAGCTTTTTTACCACGCTTTAGGCTTCGCCGCGGAGCTCACGCATCCGACGTGCGACGGCGTCCTCACTTGCTTGCGGGGCGCCGGTCTTGCCCTGCTCAATCGACTGCTGTTCCTTTCCCGAGGTCAACTCGCCAGACATCTCTGCGCGAATCTGCTCGAGCCGACTGTGGCCTGCCATCTGGATTCCAGCCTGCTCCACCTCAGCCATGCGGCCTTGGATCGAGTTCTCCGCGAGCTCTGCAGCACCCAGTGCGTTCGCGTAGCGGCGCTCAATCTTGTCGCGAACCTGGTCCAAGTTCGGGCCGGAGGCGGTCAACGAGTTCATCGAGCGCATGGTCTCGGAAACCTTCTCCTGCATCTTGGCCTGCTCAAGCTGCGACAGCAACTTCGAGCGCTCAGCGACCTGCTGTTGCAGGTGTGCCGCGTTGCGCTCCACAGCTTGCTTTGCCTGTGCTGCCTGCTGGAGTGCCTGGTCGTGCAGCGCCTTCGTGTCTTCAACGCCCTGCTCTGCGGTAACAAGCTGCGCCGCGAACGCCTCAGCAGCGTTCTCATACTCGGTCGCCTTCTGTGCGTCACCGTTGGAGCGGGACTTATCTGCTAATTGGAGCGCCTGGCGAGCGTTCGCTTGAAGTTTCTCGACTTCCTCCAAGCGACGATTCAGCTGCATTTCCAGCTGACGCTGGTTACCGATAACGGCGGCTGCCTGCTGCGAAAGCGCCTGGTGCTGGCGCTGAGCCTCGGAAATTGCTTGCTCAATCTGGATCTTTGGATCAGCATTCTCCTCGATCTTGTTGTCGAAAAGTGCCATCAGGTAGTTCCAGAATTTTGAAAACGGGTTTGCCATAGTGTTGCGTTTTACCTTTCGCTGAGCATTGAAATTGGCCGTGTCCACGGCCAAACTGTTTCGTATTCTATCTGTTACAGCGCTGCTCCGCTATGCGTGAATCGCATCAGCCGTAGCGAATTCATCGTTCATCGATTGCAGTGAAAGGTTCGCAACAGCCTCGAGAACAACTTCTGAAACCGTTGTGTCCAGTGCTTCGCAAATCGATGCGAGCAGCTCTGAGGAAACTTCCTTGCGCCCACGCTCCAGCTCAGAGAGGTAACCAGAAGAAACGCGGGCTTGAGCAGCAAGAGATCGCAACGTCACGCCTTTATCCGCCCGGAAAGCTCGCAGTGACATTCCTAGCGCCTCTCTCAGCAGCGGTTCTTTCTGGCGGGTTCCAGACTCGCGAAATGGAAAAGCGACCTCATCCTGTGCATCGAACGAGGGCTCAAGCGGCGTATCGATT is a window of Corynebacterium pseudogenitalium DNA encoding:
- the miaA gene encoding tRNA (adenosine(37)-N6)-dimethylallyltransferase MiaA, whose product is MNKEIGHQPVAIVGPTASGKSSLSLALAHELDGEIVNVDSMQLYRGMDIGTAKLPLAERQGIPHHLLDIWEVTKTASVAEYQQRAVETVEEISNRGKLPILVGGSMLYMQSLVDAWQFPPTDPEVRGRYESLLKEIGIDRLHAQLAAVDPVAASIIEDRDPRRTVRALEVIELTGKPFQASQPPKNAPTRWGTRMIGLETTPEWLNPRIAQRTDAMFEQGLIDEIHRLVGQGLAKDSTAGRAIGYAQGLGVIDGHLTIDEACEDTKLRTRRYVRRQKSWFRRDKRITWIDAANYDVAELVAQLG
- a CDS encoding DUF349 domain-containing protein, whose product is MTSSTPKPQPPAGRPNPAAMPKQTPKPGPRPGAAQSVPSQRVVPLAHAQSSSANTDPSKFGRVDDAGNVFVTRDGVERQIASWQAGSPEEGLRHYGQRFDDLIVETEVLEARLTAHPEDAHTLHRSVTELKDSLKDVAAIGDFAALEARLEELLRKTEVAEHEAKELKQTRRANAIAKKESLAAEAEEIAEKSTDWKAAGDRIRAILEEWKTIRGIDRTTDDALWKRYSRARDAFNRRRGAHFAELDRNRATARRIKEDIIARAQAIQDSTDWNATARAYRSLMDEWKAAGRAPRGVDDELWAQFRSAQDHFFAARNAVNAERDREFEANAAAKDALIDEYDALITPEKGLGAARAKLRELQEKWDEIGFVPRNKVRTYEDKIARLEQRVADAEESRWRKADPEAQARVNQFQEKADHFLQQAQEAEAAGNSSKAAKLREQAEQWQEFANVAAKAVDEQ
- a CDS encoding GNAT family N-acetyltransferase; this translates as MIVGSADPSHAAVSSYAFSVTLAIQDITGEAHSGVSAAHLAKRLEGSEESLALLFALCSKPAPRSLGAFGYPVLTEDDLYDVEGWVLISLPLLEDVDVLEANVTIDASIAPLPGEEQPAHVWRSALALIDALSAELHRPIRQIWITEPLGAPEHPFLRADGYTPAHCERQAIINADAIVAPDQNDRCDVIEDMAFDPTDLPSFLATLQESAAKYPRGSLSLEPVQWSASRLQDAAARLKDRGGSQITAIARDVSGKPVGLAEVAKFENDADSVAEIGLVYVREASRGLGLGKRALASAISAALSIWPQTKQIYASYPNPQPGASHILDHYAPTGISQATAWQKGVPKLDS
- the miaB gene encoding tRNA (N6-isopentenyl adenosine(37)-C2)-methylthiotransferase MiaB; its protein translation is MFSRACVGPRNQPGKANQMAASRTYEVRTFGCQMNVHDSERLSGLLEDSGYVAVEDGQAPDLIVFNTCAVRENADKRLYGTLGHLKKVKESQPDLQIAVGGCLAQKDKDHVIQRAPWVDAVFGTHNMGSLPVLLERARVQGEAQVEIAEALEVFPSVLPAKRESSYAGWVSVSVGCNNTCTFCIVPSLRGKEVDRRPGDILAEVQALVDQGVLEVTLLGQNVNAYGVHFVDEEMERDRSAFSKLLRACGEIEGLERVRFTSPHPAEFTSDVIDAMAETPNVCPQLHMPLQSGSDKVLKDMRRSYRSKKFLGILDEVREKLPEASITTDIIVGFPGETEEDFQATLDVVEKARFTSAYTFQYSPRPGTPAAEMENQVPKAVVQERFERLLELQERISLEENEKLIGSVQELLVQQDEGRKHETTHRMSGRARDGRLVHFAVDEANRSAIRPGDIVTARITEAKSYFLIADSGVLSHRRTLAGDHAEAGEVPTTAPVGVGLGIPTVARPDIVPVTNVSNTGCCTTPEA
- the recX gene encoding recombination regulator RecX — protein: MATPDPEKIQRLQDALAEWEATGGNGELFNYEREEALAPVRRRALRLLDQRPRSEHELRERLVKAEFPAPLVDEVLASLRASSLLDDRRFAHEWVRQRAKRRGKSRSFLDRELREKGVSETDRRAALAQISDEDQHAIAEALAEKKAREVKTPPAGHAEYTRALRRVVGVLARRGFPQGMCMSIARTALDTRVESLRETS
- the recA gene encoding recombinase RecA; amino-acid sequence: MAAKKKTASAAKDRQNALDAALAMIEKDYGKGAVMRLGDENRPPIQSISSGNTAIDVALGIGGWPRGRIVEIYGPESSGKTTVALHAIASAQRAGGIAAFIDAEHALDPDYARKLGVDTDNLLVSQPDTGEQALEIADMLVRSGAIDIIVIDSVAALTPKAEIEGEMGDSHVGLQARLMSQALRKMTGALYNSGTTAIFINQLREKIGVMFGSPETTTGGKALKFYSSVRCDVRRIQTLKDGQDSIGNRTRLKVVKNKVSPPFKIAEFDIMYGEGISRESSIIDMGVENGFVKKSGSWFTYEGDQLGQGKEKARNFLKENPDLADEIEQKIFRALGVGEFADDDALTDDPVDMVPNIDFDDEEEPAKAK